The sequence TACATCGACTAGACTGATAATTTTGGCATGTGTATCTGCTTGTGAGCATGTGTAATGGTGTTTGTACATATGATGTTCTAGGCAGTTTGAGCTATAGTTTGAGGATTTTCTTCTACCTGGCACTTGCCTAAGCACCTAGCTGGTTGCGATGACAACAATGACCATCATCTACTGACTTATAATGACAACCTTATTGTTTGTCATGTGAAGAGAtattttttgcattttttttctcttttgcactTTGCTTTTATCTCGTCATCTCTAGGCTTACTATCAGTGACTTAAGCAAGAGTCAGACAAAATAATGGGCAATTAACACTGCTCTTGGTCTTGCATGGCCTTTGGTGTTTTGCTGATTCCACAAGAAATGAAATTATAGGGAACTTCATAACCTCATAGCTTCCCTTGGGTTCCATAATATGTAAAAGATCTTGGGTAAATTGTCGATGGTTTCAGCAAGTATCATGGCAATTTGCAATGCACTTGGATTTGCGTTTTAGTGTTCTCGTCATTCTACAAGAAATGAGATTAGACGGAACTTCATGTTCTCATAAGCTCCCTAGGGGTCCGAGAATATGTAATTAGTTTCAGGTGTTTCATGACTTCGTAAAAGGTTTAGGTTAAGAAAATTGTCACTTCGATTTTGGGCAGAAGAAACAAGATTCAGTTTTGGTGGTGGCTTCCCTTATAGCTTACCCAGTGTTAGGaacgaagaagaggaaaagacaaGAGAAAGAAGCTAGAGCAGCAGAAGAGAGAAGAAAATGGACATAGTAATTGCATGtctctttttattttcttgagcTTTGTCACTCTCTTAACATATTTATTGTACTTATATTCTCATCATATATGGCTCTATTCCTTGAAATTAAGCGTTTTCTAGCAGCAAGCTTCTAAAAGTTCATCCATAATTTGATGTGTCATGTTGTCTCTTTTGATGTGTTATGTTAAAATTTTTGGCATACTCATGTCTCTTTTTGTCATGGTGAAGGCCCCAagtttttgttggatgtagaaatGCTTTAATATCTTGGCCATTAGTTAGGAAGCATCTTTACTTGACTTCATTCACATTTTTATTTCTGGCAGGAATGTATAGTATAATAGGAAAATGGTGAGAATCACTATTTTTATATGTCTAGAATCTCATAATGATTATACTTGGTTATCTCATTCATCAAATTGACGAATTATAGTATCCAGATAAATAATATGTCCTTGTTACCAAATTGAAGTGTCAAACTCATAATCGGGTCCAAAAAATTTTGGCAAAAATCGAGTTTAATTACCTAAAGTTGGATGCACAAGAGCTTTTCAGTCTAGTTTATTAGTCTTATTGAGTTATGTAGTACATTTATATTACTTTGTCTAGCCCTTATTTGTGTACTTGGAAGGGTGTTATGTAGCATGTCCATAATAACTTTATCTGGTCCTTGACTGTGTACTAGAGGGGTGTCATCCAAGAGTTGATTTTCTATGTATTTAAATAATGCTTAACCATCTAGTTTGAGACCACCAGTTCATAAGCTCAAGTCAGATGATTGTGAAGTTAATAGATGTATATGTAACGTTTAAACAAACCATCTTAAAAGTATAACTAAGAAAAAGGATATTTTACCTTTACAAGGTTCCCTTTGCTGCTATCTTCACTTTACTATTCTTGACCCAGCTATGTTCACTTTTCCAGTACCATAAAGGAGatcttttatttataaaatcatcattacctaTATTAGTCGATAAAATGTTACATGTGATTGCTTAGCCATAACttatagaaaatattgttttTTAGTTGACTTTTTGTGCTTATTTTAAGGCGATCTGCTGAGGGAAATGATGGGAATAATTATCTGGATACTAGCAGTGAGGGCAGCAGTGGCAGTGAAGAGAACCACATAAGAGAAACAAGTTCATCCTTGGGCACTACTGGCCACATTGGCCAAGGAGGCTATGTAaatgataaaaatgatgtttGTCCGAAGCCAACACTTCCAGTATTCGAGTATTTTGAGAAGGACCCACCTTATGGAAGAGAACCATTGGCTGACAAGGTAAGGTTGGTCTTTGTTAGTTTACAGtttgaaatattataattaacaaACATTGACACTTTTTGCTGATATACCTGTGTAGATATCAGTTCTTGCCAATACATTTCCAGACCTGAAAACGTACAAGAGTTGTGATATGCTGCCATGTAGTTGGATGTCTGTTGCCTGGTATGGTTTTAAGACTTCTTGGCATCACTGTTTGTCATCTGTCTTCAGCTACCTATTTTTTATAAAGCTGCATGCTTGGAGATGTTTCTTTTTCTGGCTGTTTTATTAAGAACCTCCATTTGTCGATACTATTGATTTCACTTAAATGATGTTCATGCTGCAGGTACCCGATATATAGGATACCAACAGGACCCACATTAAAGGACTTGGATGCTTGCTTTTTGACGTTCCACTTACTGGCTACTCCTAGAAGTAAGCATCTAATAGCCATTTCTTAAAGCATGTGCACAAGTAGAAACACATTTATTTCACATTTATTGAAGATATCAAATTTGGCTAACCTTACATGAAATATAGTCATAAGAACACTATCCAAAAACTGATAAACAGAAGAATGCATTTTACTTATAGCATTTCAAGTTATTGAACCTTTGTTCATTGTTGAAAACTTTGTGTCAGTATTTTTTCCATATAATGCGTTAAGATGAGATCAGTTCATCCACTGAATTAGTCCTTTGTCGGGCTACAGTTCAGCTATTGTCACTTCTAGCATTCACCTTGGCCTCTAGGTTGCCATCTAGTGGGTAAACAGTCTTAGAAATGTTAGGATACACAACCTGGTCAGTGCTAAACTTTTGCATTTCACATAAATGGATACATATACCAATAAATTAGCTATTAAACACATCTTTGTGACGAACACATGTAGTCATCATATCCTATTTTAAGATAATTTTTATTGGCATTGGATTAATATAACTTGAACATGTTTTCCTTGTTTTATGTTGTATCTATTTGATTATTTTCTTctagaaattatttaaattacaATTGTTTTGGTAGCAGTCTTTTTCTTGCAAGGATTAAGAATGTCGCATGCTGATTTTTTAATATCACTATGGAATTTGTTAGCACATGTATAATATCTAACTCAAAAGTTGAACTGAATCTTGATAAATCGGTTGCCTGTCGTCTGGAGTAACACCTTGATGCCTACTCTAAGGTTCATTAAAGACCACTTCTTAAAAGAAGTGTGTGTGTTATATGCCATCTTAGTAGAAGTTGAGAAGTATAATTAACATAAATGTATCAGAAATCTAGATTTGCACATGTGTCAACCCAATAGACCTAAAAATTGGGGCAACCCATGCTTCTTCCACTGTTACTTTGCCATGTTTGTGAAAAACCTGCATGGAGATTCAATTGCAAGAgctgttgttttttctttttcccacTTAATGTGGTTTGCTCATTTCTGACAGATAATGCCAGTCCACCTTCAGAGGTTCTTGACTCTTGCACAAACAGGAATGTCAAGAGCTGCAATGACAGGCCTGTAAAACTATGTTTGCCTGTTTTCGGACTGGCTTCATATAAATTCAGGGGGCCTATTTGGACATCCAGTGGTCTGCATGAGCAGCAGCAAGCAAGCTTGCTATTGCAAGCTGCAGACAACTGGCTTCGCCACCTACAAGTTGATCATCCTGACTACCGTTTCTTTCTTTCCCACTCCAACACATTTAGGAGGTGATCTTATATTAACATTAGTTGTTGCTTTCTAACTTAATGTGCATCAATCTAAGTCTCCATCCCGATCCTGGGATTCGAACACCCATATCACATAGTTTTTGCTCCATGTATCTCGTTACTGTTTCTTACCCCCTCAATTAATATGTTTCTTGTGAAATTGCACGTGAACGCCTGTGTTatatcatagaaaaaaaaattagtttcAGACAATAAGTTTTTGCAAATTTTACTTGGACTTTCCCTTTTCTTAATGGGATCTAGAATTTGAATAATTTCATTCTTTGT comes from Musa acuminata AAA Group cultivar baxijiao chromosome BXJ3-3, Cavendish_Baxijiao_AAA, whole genome shotgun sequence and encodes:
- the LOC135634179 gene encoding uncharacterized protein LOC135634179 isoform X1 produces the protein MVGSGGSSAARVSGTDRFYSPPAIRRKLELQKKQQQQKEVMPRIRPSVGATATATAAEVKVVEDRFDRDDASLKPSVSTSSSPSPSPTPPPVSPTPVGNLDRLLESTTPIVPARYFSKASARGWRNGDEMESQPYFFLGDLWESFKEWSAYGAGVPLVLNGSDSVVQYYVPYLSAIQLYVDTGAATLRSGRSAEGNDGNNYLDTSSEGSSGSEENHIRETSSSLGTTGHIGQGGYVNDKNDVCPKPTLPVFEYFEKDPPYGREPLADKISVLANTFPDLKTYKSCDMLPCSWMSVAWYPIYRIPTGPTLKDLDACFLTFHLLATPRNNASPPSEVLDSCTNRNVKSCNDRPVKLCLPVFGLASYKFRGPIWTSSGLHEQQQASLLLQAADNWLRHLQVDHPDYRFFLSHSNTFRR
- the LOC135634179 gene encoding uncharacterized protein LOC135634179 isoform X2 yields the protein MVGSGGSSAARVSGTDRFYSPPAIRRKLELQKKQQQQKEVMPRIRPSVGATATATAAEVKVVEDRFDRDDASLKPSVSTSSSPSPSPTPPPVSPTPVGNLDRLLESTTPIVPARYFSKASARGWRNGDEMESQPYFFLGDLWESFKEWSAYGAGVPLVLNGSDSVVQYYVPYLSAIQLYVDTGAATLRSGEGSSGSEENHIRETSSSLGTTGHIGQGGYVNDKNDVCPKPTLPVFEYFEKDPPYGREPLADKISVLANTFPDLKTYKSCDMLPCSWMSVAWYPIYRIPTGPTLKDLDACFLTFHLLATPRNNASPPSEVLDSCTNRNVKSCNDRPVKLCLPVFGLASYKFRGPIWTSSGLHEQQQASLLLQAADNWLRHLQVDHPDYRFFLSHSNTFRR